Proteins from a genomic interval of Salmo salar chromosome ssa14, Ssal_v3.1, whole genome shotgun sequence:
- the lrrc42 gene encoding leucine-rich repeat-containing protein 42 isoform X2, with protein sequence MGDLDSGIVYVRDRGQLRRVNNIVLAETKPPSSSSSSHRTTNPLALKKEHFVFTYNKEGSLKYTAKSLYDISLLFVAYNINHVDSLKGFPEQVGDRLFAAAEEKQIFSDPDAAPRALQLFSDAYGDIVLGSLCLRHRFPLLSEKLEEIKTFHSLKCLDLFGCRLGDSHDIFQHLTSDALSSLVQLSLGGNSLSDQGLQRLTAPVRMMRRGLRHLQILDLSYNPITEKAVGYLTCLPKLQGLDVSGTNIKVGPSFKQTVRNTMGLVLSEKLLEAFDHSCCKTQGWAEQVVNQWELSATELPKLLKIQESRTSAIRFFGREKFVRGILSASPLIQDKEQDKTRERIHLYKPATSTHTHQTQCTGAKSGQIEHSSLNSIEIAGSTNGYVKPCSQNKKRPRKHQVGDSGRHSPPVKRASSSPALTAGDLDLLNSY encoded by the exons ATGGGCGACCTTGACTCTGGTATAGTATATGTGCGCGACAGAGGACAACTTCGTCGCGTCAATAACATTGTGCTCGCTGAGACGAAGccgccttcatcatcatcatcatcacacagaACAACAAACCCTCTGGCGTTGAAAAAAGAGCACTTCGTCTTCACCTATAATAAAGAAGGCAGTTTGAAGTACACTGCCAAATCCCTTTACGACATATCTCTGCTGTTTGTAGCGTACAATATCAACCATGTCGATTCTCTCAAAGGATTTCCTGAACAAGTAGGGGACAGACTGTTCGCCGCCGCGGAGGAAAAACAGATATTTTCCGATCCTGATGCAGCCCCTAGGGCTCTGCAGTTGTTCAGTGATGCATACGGGGACATAGTGCTCGGGTCACTTTGTTTACGGCATAG GTTTCCCTTGCTGTCTGAAAAGCTGGAAGAGATCAAAACGTTTCACAGTCTGAAGTGCCTGGATCTCTTTGGCTGCAGACTGGGAGACAGCCACGACATCTTCCAACATCTTACATCAGATGCATTGTCCAG TCTGGTCCAGCTGTCCCTGGGTGGTAACAGCCTGTCAGACCAGGGTCTCCAGAGACTGACAGCCCCTGTCAGGATGATGAGGAGGGGGCTGAGACACCTACAGATACTGGACCTGTCCT ACAACCCGATCACTGAGAAAGCAGTTGGATATCTCACATGCCTCCCAAAGCTACAAGGTCTTGATGTATCAGGAACTAACATAAAG GTTGGCCCGTCATTCAAGCAGACCGTGAGGAACACCATGGGGTTGGTCCTGTCTGAGAAACTACTGGAGGCCTTCGACCACTCCTGTTGTAAAACACAAGGCTGGGCAGAACAG GTTGTAAACCAGTGGGAGTTGAGTGCAACAGAACTGCCCAAACTATTGAAGATCCAAGAGTCAAGAACATCAGCTATTCGCTTTT TTGGCAGAGAGAAGTTTGTCAGAGGAATCCTGAGCGCATCACCTCTGATCCAGGATAAAGAACAAGACAAGACCAGGGAGAGGATACATTTGTATAAACCagcaacaagcacacacacacatcagacccAATGCACAGGGGCTAAAAGTGGACAAATTGAGCACTCGTCACTCAACAGCATTGAAATCGCAGGGTCCACCAACGGATATGTAAAACCCTGTTCACAGAACAAGAAGAGGCCTCGTAAACACCAGGTCGGGGACAGTGGTCGTCACAGCCCTCCTGTTAAACGTGCTTCTTCATCACCAGCTCTCACAGCAGGCGATTTGGATCTACTCAACAGTTACTGA
- the lrrc42 gene encoding leucine-rich repeat-containing protein 42 isoform X1, with translation MGDLDSGIVYVRDRGQLRRVNNIVLAETKPPSSSSSSHRTTNPLALKKEHFVFTYNKEGSLKYTAKSLYDISLLFVAYNINHVDSLKGFPEQVGDRLFAAAEEKQIFSDPDAAPRALQLFSDAYGDIVLGSLCLRHRFPLLSEKLEEIKTFHSLKCLDLFGCRLGDSHDIFQHLTSDALSSSLVQLSLGGNSLSDQGLQRLTAPVRMMRRGLRHLQILDLSYNPITEKAVGYLTCLPKLQGLDVSGTNIKVGPSFKQTVRNTMGLVLSEKLLEAFDHSCCKTQGWAEQVVNQWELSATELPKLLKIQESRTSAIRFFGREKFVRGILSASPLIQDKEQDKTRERIHLYKPATSTHTHQTQCTGAKSGQIEHSSLNSIEIAGSTNGYVKPCSQNKKRPRKHQVGDSGRHSPPVKRASSSPALTAGDLDLLNSY, from the exons ATGGGCGACCTTGACTCTGGTATAGTATATGTGCGCGACAGAGGACAACTTCGTCGCGTCAATAACATTGTGCTCGCTGAGACGAAGccgccttcatcatcatcatcatcacacagaACAACAAACCCTCTGGCGTTGAAAAAAGAGCACTTCGTCTTCACCTATAATAAAGAAGGCAGTTTGAAGTACACTGCCAAATCCCTTTACGACATATCTCTGCTGTTTGTAGCGTACAATATCAACCATGTCGATTCTCTCAAAGGATTTCCTGAACAAGTAGGGGACAGACTGTTCGCCGCCGCGGAGGAAAAACAGATATTTTCCGATCCTGATGCAGCCCCTAGGGCTCTGCAGTTGTTCAGTGATGCATACGGGGACATAGTGCTCGGGTCACTTTGTTTACGGCATAG GTTTCCCTTGCTGTCTGAAAAGCTGGAAGAGATCAAAACGTTTCACAGTCTGAAGTGCCTGGATCTCTTTGGCTGCAGACTGGGAGACAGCCACGACATCTTCCAACATCTTACATCAGATGCATTGTCCAG TAGTCTGGTCCAGCTGTCCCTGGGTGGTAACAGCCTGTCAGACCAGGGTCTCCAGAGACTGACAGCCCCTGTCAGGATGATGAGGAGGGGGCTGAGACACCTACAGATACTGGACCTGTCCT ACAACCCGATCACTGAGAAAGCAGTTGGATATCTCACATGCCTCCCAAAGCTACAAGGTCTTGATGTATCAGGAACTAACATAAAG GTTGGCCCGTCATTCAAGCAGACCGTGAGGAACACCATGGGGTTGGTCCTGTCTGAGAAACTACTGGAGGCCTTCGACCACTCCTGTTGTAAAACACAAGGCTGGGCAGAACAG GTTGTAAACCAGTGGGAGTTGAGTGCAACAGAACTGCCCAAACTATTGAAGATCCAAGAGTCAAGAACATCAGCTATTCGCTTTT TTGGCAGAGAGAAGTTTGTCAGAGGAATCCTGAGCGCATCACCTCTGATCCAGGATAAAGAACAAGACAAGACCAGGGAGAGGATACATTTGTATAAACCagcaacaagcacacacacacatcagacccAATGCACAGGGGCTAAAAGTGGACAAATTGAGCACTCGTCACTCAACAGCATTGAAATCGCAGGGTCCACCAACGGATATGTAAAACCCTGTTCACAGAACAAGAAGAGGCCTCGTAAACACCAGGTCGGGGACAGTGGTCGTCACAGCCCTCCTGTTAAACGTGCTTCTTCATCACCAGCTCTCACAGCAGGCGATTTGGATCTACTCAACAGTTACTGA